A single genomic interval of Terriglobus albidus harbors:
- a CDS encoding glycosyl hydrolase 53 family protein: MAGLKRIMIVLLCCSLIDITMPVRAMAAVSSWGVNGPNSRSISISTVFQLLQARGVKDYRFNVNITTDTESTLAPMVHDMVTAASQYGITLKPIIFTAFQYGDPTDAGKYPAGDAAALYAQGYNRTYGFVSQFRNDIQEWEMGNEINLKVTDSSGNRLFGKGWTAAEFDTPLMNQWASVLKGISDAIGQINLENGTSVRRTLNTTSTMFGFLDFMASKGVAFDVISYHYYEKYGTNPHNYWGGVRPNFDLFQQLATYNRPVVFNEVNCGEIYLSTFENQAGQPVTETCFKSLNAILGYMNTQTSANIESVGIYELLDEPAKAVPENRFGLLYDLNTPKVLLYILTYYAGGTLSAAERQELINRGFISN; the protein is encoded by the coding sequence ATGGCAGGCCTTAAACGCATCATGATCGTACTTCTCTGCTGCAGCCTGATCGATATCACCATGCCTGTTCGCGCGATGGCCGCTGTTTCTTCGTGGGGAGTCAACGGCCCCAACAGCAGGTCAATCAGTATCAGCACGGTATTTCAGCTCCTGCAGGCGAGAGGGGTAAAAGATTACCGGTTTAACGTGAATATCACCACTGATACTGAATCCACTCTGGCTCCGATGGTGCACGATATGGTGACGGCGGCCAGTCAATACGGCATCACCCTCAAGCCGATCATTTTCACTGCCTTTCAGTATGGGGATCCAACAGATGCCGGCAAATATCCAGCCGGGGATGCAGCCGCCCTCTACGCCCAGGGATATAACCGCACCTACGGCTTCGTGAGCCAGTTCCGGAACGATATCCAGGAGTGGGAGATGGGCAATGAGATCAATTTGAAAGTTACGGACTCGAGCGGTAACCGTTTGTTTGGCAAGGGGTGGACAGCGGCCGAATTCGACACGCCTCTGATGAATCAATGGGCGTCTGTACTCAAAGGAATCTCCGATGCGATCGGCCAGATTAACCTCGAAAACGGCACCAGCGTGCGGCGTACCTTGAATACCACGTCAACCATGTTCGGCTTTCTGGACTTCATGGCGTCGAAGGGCGTTGCCTTCGATGTGATCTCCTATCACTACTACGAAAAGTACGGAACCAACCCTCATAATTACTGGGGCGGCGTGCGCCCGAACTTCGACCTCTTCCAGCAGCTCGCCACCTATAACCGTCCGGTTGTCTTCAACGAAGTAAATTGCGGTGAGATCTACCTTTCGACATTTGAGAATCAGGCTGGCCAACCGGTGACAGAAACCTGTTTCAAAAGCCTGAATGCGATTCTGGGCTACATGAATACCCAGACCAGCGCGAATATCGAAAGCGTCGGCATCTATGAGCTTCTTGACGAACCCGCCAAGGCGGTTCCTGAAAACCGGTTCGGCTTGCTCTACGATCTCAATACGCCGAAGGTCTTGCTATACATCCTTACGTATTATGCCGGCGGAACCCTCTCGGCCGCAGAAAGACAGGAACTCATCAATCGGGGCTTCATCTCGAATTGA
- a CDS encoding glycosyl hydrolase 53 family protein: MHGMKLMGIARTVGLTLLLAVLSATGTNAVAQVMAWGVDGPTSKKMDVKPIFALLHARGITQYRINAYLADGTDAFQVQTYREMIQLAKEYHISLKPILFSPFQEGDRTDHGKYPKGDAAALYASAYNRTYKFVSEFRNDLPDWELGNEVNLQIKDADGKRLFGKGQTAAEFDTPPMNDWAAVLRGMSDAIEKVNTEYGLHLRRALNTTSTMFGFLDFMASRGVKFEIISYHYYAHLGVNPHHFFGHRDEGGFDLFKKLASYKKAVVLNELNCAEIYDSDYENEAGKPKTETGFKSLYSTLKYFAEQTDLKIEALDIYELLDEPAKAPPENRFGLMYDLGRPKVPFFLLTQFAGGTLSTDEKKLLMERGLLP; the protein is encoded by the coding sequence ATGCATGGAATGAAGCTGATGGGAATAGCCCGCACGGTCGGACTCACTCTCCTGCTTGCTGTGTTATCGGCTACAGGCACGAACGCAGTTGCACAGGTCATGGCGTGGGGCGTCGATGGCCCCACGTCCAAAAAAATGGATGTGAAGCCCATCTTTGCTTTGCTGCATGCCCGGGGGATTACCCAATATCGCATCAATGCCTACCTTGCCGATGGGACGGATGCCTTCCAGGTACAGACCTATCGCGAGATGATTCAGCTCGCGAAGGAATACCACATCAGTCTCAAGCCGATTCTCTTTAGTCCCTTCCAGGAGGGGGATCGTACTGACCACGGCAAGTATCCGAAAGGGGATGCTGCGGCTCTCTACGCCTCGGCCTACAACCGGACTTACAAGTTCGTCTCTGAGTTCAGAAACGATCTGCCTGACTGGGAGCTGGGGAATGAGGTCAATCTCCAGATCAAGGATGCTGACGGGAAACGCCTCTTCGGCAAAGGGCAGACCGCTGCCGAGTTCGATACACCCCCGATGAACGACTGGGCAGCAGTACTGCGCGGTATGTCCGATGCCATCGAAAAGGTGAATACCGAGTACGGCCTCCATCTTCGCCGCGCGCTCAATACGACATCCACCATGTTCGGGTTTCTCGACTTCATGGCGTCAAGAGGTGTGAAGTTCGAGATCATCTCCTACCACTACTATGCGCACCTTGGGGTTAATCCTCACCATTTCTTCGGCCATCGGGACGAGGGTGGATTCGACCTCTTCAAGAAGCTGGCCTCCTATAAGAAGGCCGTTGTCTTGAATGAATTGAACTGCGCCGAGATCTACGACAGCGATTACGAGAACGAAGCCGGGAAGCCGAAGACGGAGACCGGCTTCAAAAGTCTCTACAGCACACTGAAGTATTTTGCGGAGCAGACGGATCTGAAGATCGAAGCTCTCGACATCTATGAGCTTCTTGACGAACCCGCGAAGGCGCCGCCCGAGAACCGTTTCGGGCTGATGTACGACCTCGGCCGCCCGAAGGTGCCGTTCTTCTTACTCACCCAATTTGCGGGTGGAACTCTCTCGACAGACGAAAAGAAGCTGCTGATGGAGCGGGGTCTACTCCCCTAG